ACGAATCGATTGTTTATCCGAGTATTGCGGAATCCAATTGCGATAACGACCGAGTCACGAGGATCTGGCTCGAAGCTAGCGCTTGGTCGCAAACTCCTACGAAAGTGTCTATTaagttcgatcgaaagaattcgaATAACGAGGGAAAATTTGCCCTCTTCTTCCGAAATCGTTGCTTCCTCTCCGCGTAAACGTACACGGCGCCGAAACAGCTCgatgttcgtttcgttcgaagaataATTTGCATCGCGATACgtgtataaaaattgttcgaaaccgCGATCGAGAAGCGGGGCTGCGATCGTCTCGTTTGCAGCTCGTAGATATTCCGGAGCACTCGAACGATCGAGCAGGTTGCTAATCGCGACGTCGACGATCTGTTGCAGGAGAAGAGAATGACTTCACATCGGACGGCGAGGAGAGTGGCGGCGGAGGGGTCGGAGGAGACGAGGCCGTGGACCTCACAGCAGCCAGGTCTCATCAAGGCGACGAGGACGACAAGGATCAGGAGGATGCTCTGGAGGAGGACGAAGAGGACGTGGTCGACGAGCAGGACGAgcaggacgacgacgaggaaggATCGCGGAAGCAGATGCGTCACCGACAGGACGCGGAGAACAATAACAATTTCATGGAGAGCGGCGGCCCGGCCGGGTTGTTCCCGCCGGCTGGTACCAGCCACGTCACCCTGGAGGCCCTCCAGAACACGAAGGTGGCGGTGGCCCAATTCGCGGCGACCGCGTTGGCCGGTGGCGCGGACAGCGAGGCGGCTCTCCAGGACCTGGCGTTGTTGCAGAGCACCTTGTACACGCTGCAACATCAGCAGGTGTTCCAGTTGCAGTTGATCAGTCAGTTGCAACAGCAACTGTCCATAACGCACAGCCAGTCGGTGCACCAGGTCCCCGGCGAGGGATCGGACGGCAAGGAAGTCTCCCCGTCGCCCATCATCCAAGCGAAACCTCTCTCGAGCCTGACGTCACCGCCGTCGTCGCGTCCTCCGAGTCACCGACAGACCTCGCCGGCACCCATGACACCGAATCTCTCCCAAGAACGACCAACGCCGACCAACAGCGCGTCACCGTTGAATCTCCCGTTGGCCTCCTCGAACGCGACGGGCACCACCGCGACCACCAGCACCAGCCAGATGCCGTTGTCGCATCAAATGCCGCCTCTCTGCTCGATCAGTTCTTCCCTAGCATCCTCGATAATAACCAACACCGATCCACCGCCGTTACACGAGCCGAACACACTGGAGATGCTGCAGAAGAGAGCCCAAGAGGTATTGGACAACGCCAGTCAGGGTCTACTGGCGAACAACCTGGCCGACGAACTAGCGTTCAGGGGCGGAAAGGGTTCCCGTCTCTCCCCATACGACTCAAAGTCCGGTAGCGGTCGCGGGGAGCCGTTCTTCAAGCATCGATGCCGTTACTGCGGCAAGGTGTTCGGCAGCGATTCAGCGCTTCAGATCCACATACGATCGCACACAGGTGAGCGACCCTTTAAATGCAACGTCTGCGGCAGCCGCTTCACCACGAAAGGGAACTTGAAGGTCCACTTCCAGAGGCATACGGCCAAGTTTCCACATGTTAAGATGAACCCGAATCCCGTTCCGGAACACCTGGACAAGTACCACCCACCCCTGCTACAGCAGATCGCCTCTGGTCAGAGACCAATGCCGtccccaccgccgccgccaccttcTCATCATCCCTCTTTTCACCCGGCGGCGGCGCACGGTTTTTTACCTCCTCAGCCGCCCCTACCGCTCAGTTTAGCCCTGCCCGGTATGCCACCCTTGTATAGATCGCCGGTTGTCGCTCATCGGGACGATCAGGACGTGCCGGAGAACTTGAGTAAGCCCGTAACCACTGCCCCGATCGCGTCTCCACATTCCCCCGCGATTGTGTCGAACTCTCGTCATTCCTTTCACGACAATCACCAACAACaaaagcaacagcagcagcagcagcagcagcagcagcagcaacagcaacagcaacagcaacagcaacaacaacaacaacagcaacagcagcaacaccTCCATCATCATCAACACGAGCAAAGGGACGAGATCAAGCTCGAGCAACGATCCCCGATGCAAGAGCAGTACCAACACCGGCCGATCAGCCAGGAAGCCGCCGAGAGGATAAcaccgaagaaagaaccggaggaaaCTGAGGAACCCACGGAAGAGGAGAGCGAGGACTTCGAGGAAGCGACCAGACGTTACTTGAACTCGCCGCAATCCTCCGCCAATCCGCTCTCACAGCCGCAAATCTACGAGGACTGCAGCATGGACAGTAAGATCAGCGGACGACTGGAGGGAGACGGTGACATGGAAGTGGACGAGGAGATCGAGGAACAACCCGAGAACTTGTCCGGTCGAGGAGCCATCAATCGTTTGCCACAGCAGATCGTTGCCTATCCGGGAGCTTCGCCGGCCAGCAGTAGCGCGAGCAGCGGAAGTCTTCAGACGTCCTTCGCGGGTATACTCTTCCCGGGGCCACCCGCGCATCATCAAATACCCCATCATGCCGTATCGACGACGGTGAACGCGCCCACGGTCTCGACCGGCGATATGATCGATCCGGCCAAGGATCCGGCCATCTATTCGAGTCTGTTGCCGCGACCGGGTAGCAACGACAACTCCTGGGAGAGTTTGATCGAGATAACGAAGACCTCGGAAACGTCCAAGTTGCAACAGTTGGTCGACAATATCGAGCACAAACTGACCGATCCGAATCAATGCGTGATCTGTCACCGGGTGTTGTCCTGCAAGAGCGCGTTGCAAATGCATTACAGGACCCACACCGGGGAACGTCCGTTCAAATGTAAAATTTGCGGCCGCGCGTTCACCACCAAGGGGAACCTGAAGACGCACATGGGTGTACACAGAGCGAAACCGCCGCTACGGGTGCTACACCAGTGCCCGGTGTGCCACAAGAAGTTCACGAACGCTCTGGTTCTTCAGCAACACATACGTCTGCACACCGGTGAACCGACCGAGCTCAGCCCGGAACAGATCCAGGCCGGCGAGGTGAACGAATTCCCGCCCGGTTATCCGCATCATCCGTTGGCGTCGTTTCTACCGCAGGGCTTCCCGTCGATTCATCCAGCGGGGACCGGTTTCCCGTTGGGTTTCCCACCGACCAGGCAGCAAACGTTGGAACGACAACCGCAGGAGAACGACATGGACGCGAAGGAGGAACTACAACAGCACCATCTGCAGCACCAGCTTCAACACGCGCACCGGCAACAACCGCAGCAACAACAGAGGTACGCCGAGGAGCACAGCGAGGAAGCCGACGAtcaggacgacgacgaggacgatcgAAGGGACGACGAAGAGAGATGCGAGGCGATCCGGGACGGCCGGGCCGACGCGGAGGACGAACAGGATCGCGAGAGCGAAGACAACGACCCGAAAGACGTCTCGCTGCCCAGTTTCTCCACGTCCCTCGCTGCCCTCGAGAACCAGGTGCGAACCATCACCACCATAGCCACTTCGACCGCGGGAAACCCGGTCAGGTCGCCGCCATTTCATCGTTACAACGGCAGCGAGAAGAGCAATAGCCCGCCGAATCCCGGCGCGCCCTTAGACCTGACGCCCCGCGCATCCTCGACACCAGCTTCAGTGGCATCGGTACCAACGCCGCCCCCGCAGACCGCAATACACCACCCACACCCCTTCGGCATGTTCGCAGGCCTGCTGCAAGCGGTCTCCTCGTCACCGTCCACCAGCAGCATAGGATCCTCGAGTATAAACAGTGTCAATTCGATGAACGCCGTCACTCCGGGATCCGGCGCCGCTGGACCATTGGCCTCGCTAACCACGTCGGCCGTGCTGGCCGCCACCTCGACCTACAACCCGCTCGGCCTGGCTGTCGGAGGGCCAGCAGGTAGGCGCTGCTAGCATCAGGGCGAGCTGCAGTTCCTGCTACACCTCCCGATCGATCTGACACGATTCACTGATCCTGACCGAAAGACTGACTGATTCGTCCACCTTTATCCAAGCTGTATTATCGACATCCTGTTTGTGGTGTAGCCGGACCTAGCACTCCTACCCTCCCGCTTGACTCTGTTAACTCTGTCTCTTTTGTACACCTTTGTTTCGGTAATTTCTCTGTCTATATGCCTCTGTTACTCTTTTACGTTCTCTGTTCGCGTCACTTTGTGATTTTctttgaaacgaacgaacgacacgAAAAGCAAAAAAGgaatagaataataaaaaaaaaaaacgaaaagaaaagaaacaaacggaggatcCAGTGTTTGCGAACACGCACGTACATACGCATACACACGTACGCACACccccacacacgcacacacgcgcgcgcgcacacacacacacacacacagagatcAGTTTTGTAATCTAACGTTTTCGTTGCGCACAAAAGAAAGTCGGAGCTGTGGATATTATTTgataaatgaataataaaacCTCTTTGCAAAATTGATTGTTGCCTTCACGATTCATTCCACTCCTTCCGTCAGGCTGTCGGGAATCTGTGACTAACGCTATTTTCGAACTGGTTCTCATACGGATAAAAACGGTCGGATTCGCGGTCCCGAAGCTTTCGCGCGTTGCAAacgtctcactctctctctttttctctctctctctctctctcgcacacTCACTcgactcactcacttactcgctcactcactcgctcactctttctctctctctctctttctctctctctctctggctctCTCTCTAATTCTCTCTCTAATTCTCTCTCTGACTCTCTCTCTAATTCTCTCTCTGACTCTCTCTCTAATTCTCTCTCTAATTCTCTCTCTGACTCTCTCTCtggctctccctctctctttctctgactCTCTCTCtggctctatctttctctctctttctctctctggatCTCTCtggatctctctctctttctctttctctctctctatctctctctcttgttttcgagcgttttttacgatAATAATTAGTCCGTTTTTTCTCGCGTATGTAATTGGATACTT
The sequence above is drawn from the Ptiloglossa arizonensis isolate GNS036 chromosome 1, iyPtiAriz1_principal, whole genome shotgun sequence genome and encodes:
- the Salm gene encoding spalt major isoform X4, with the translated sequence MQLMRWSITRRLECRGIKQTTANAAATTAATTAVTTCRPSRLFSCPRSSGEENDFTSDGEESGGGGVGGDEAVDLTAARSHQGDEDDKDQEDALEEDEEDVVDEQDEQDDDEEGSRKQMRHRQDAENNNNFMESGGPAGLFPPAGTSHVTLEALQNTKVAVAQFAATALAGGADSEAALQDLALLQSTLYTLQHQQVFQLQLISQLQQQLSITHSQSVHQVPGEGSDGKEVSPSPIIQAKPLSSLTSPPSSRPPSHRQTSPAPMTPNLSQERPTPTNSASPLNLPLASSNATGTTATTSTSQMPLSHQMPPLCSISSSLASSIITNTDPPPLHEPNTLEMLQKRAQEVLDNASQGLLANNLADELAFRGGKGSRLSPYDSKSGSGRGEPFFKHRCRYCGKVFGSDSALQIHIRSHTGERPFKCNVCGSRFTTKGNLKVHFQRHTAKFPHVKMNPNPVPEHLDKYHPPLLQQIASGQRPMPSPPPPPPSHHPSFHPAAAHGFLPPQPPLPLSLALPGMPPLYRSPVVAHRDDQDVPENLSKPVTTAPIASPHSPAIVSNSRHSFHDNHQQQKQQQQQQQQQQQQQQQQQQQQQQQQQQQQQHLHHHQHEQRDEIKLEQRSPMQEQYQHRPISQEAAERITPKKEPEETEEPTEEESEDFEEATRRYLNSPQSSANPLSQPQIYEDCSMDSKISGRLEGDGDMEVDEEIEEQPENLSGRGAINRLPQQIVAYPGASPASSSASSGSLQTSFAGILFPGPPAHHQIPHHAVSTTVNAPTVSTGDMIDPAKDPAIYSSLLPRPGSNDNSWESLIEITKTSETSKLQQLVDNIEHKLTDPNQCVICHRVLSCKSALQMHYRTHTGERPFKCKICGRAFTTKGNLKTHMGVHRAKPPLRVLHQCPVCHKKFTNALVLQQHIRLHTGEPTELSPEQIQAGEVNEFPPGYPHHPLASFLPQGFPSIHPAGTGFPLGFPPTRQQTLERQPQENDMDAKEELQQHHLQHQLQHAHRQQPQQQQRYAEEHSEEADDQDDDEDDRRDDEERCEAIRDGRADAEDEQDRESEDNDPKDVSLPSFSTSLAALENQVRTITTIATSTAGNPVRSPPFHRYNGSEKSNSPPNPGAPLDLTPRASSTPASVASVPTPPPQTAIHHPHPFGMFAGLLQAVSSSPSTSSIGSSSINSVNSMNAVTPGSGAAGPLASLTTSAVLAATSTYNPLGLAVGGPAVRGNTTCNICYKTFACNSALEIHYRSHTKERPFKCSICDRGFSTKNDGSGQQACICTSQPLPDNSSITSPDSQYRSSCASNREKPKRRRRRPEERKSRGRRGAGGGRGLTPVYPAIRLPPLMSPALGLLPSAHSLLGNMKQHMLTHKIRDMPPHLFSDAKQQQQQQQQQQQQQPQQQQQQSQEHETSRSPMCPEDSSLPPPPPPPPPPPPMPPTSMEQTISVKRSPPEGDLPAPKRPASAHGHSYVDQRSLSTRPSNVAGPASSAHHAQGLGVPSTTAGSLLPVSTRAVP
- the Salm gene encoding spalt major isoform X1, with the protein product MQLMRWSITRRLECRGIKQTTANAAATTAATTAVTTCRPSRLFSCPRSSGEENDFTSDGEESGGGGVGGDEAVDLTAARSHQGDEDDKDQEDALEEDEEDVVDEQDEQDDDEEGSRKQMRHRQDAENNNNFMESGGPAGLFPPAGTSHVTLEALQNTKVAVAQFAATALAGGADSEAALQDLALLQSTLYTLQHQQVFQLQLISQLQQQLSITHSQSVHQVPGEGSDGKEVSPSPIIQAKPLSSLTSPPSSRPPSHRQTSPAPMTPNLSQERPTPTNSASPLNLPLASSNATGTTATTSTSQMPLSHQMPPLCSISSSLASSIITNTDPPPLHEPNTLEMLQKRAQEVLDNASQGLLANNLADELAFRGGKGSRLSPYDSKSGSGRGEPFFKHRCRYCGKVFGSDSALQIHIRSHTGERPFKCNVCGSRFTTKGNLKVHFQRHTAKFPHVKMNPNPVPEHLDKYHPPLLQQIASGQRPMPSPPPPPPSHHPSFHPAAAHGFLPPQPPLPLSLALPGMPPLYRSPVVAHRDDQDVPENLSKPVTTAPIASPHSPAIVSNSRHSFHDNHQQQKQQQQQQQQQQQQQQQQQQQQQQQQQQQQQHLHHHQHEQRDEIKLEQRSPMQEQYQHRPISQEAAERITPKKEPEETEEPTEEESEDFEEATRRYLNSPQSSANPLSQPQIYEDCSMDSKISGRLEGDGDMEVDEEIEEQPENLSGRGAINRLPQQIVAYPGASPASSSASSGSLQTSFAGILFPGPPAHHQIPHHAVSTTVNAPTVSTGDMIDPAKDPAIYSSLLPRPGSNDNSWESLIEITKTSETSKLQQLVDNIEHKLTDPNQCVICHRVLSCKSALQMHYRTHTGERPFKCKICGRAFTTKGNLKTHMGVHRAKPPLRVLHQCPVCHKKFTNALVLQQHIRLHTGEPTELSPEQIQAGEVNEFPPGYPHHPLASFLPQGFPSIHPAGTGFPLGFPPTRQQTLERQPQENDMDAKEELQQHHLQHQLQHAHRQQPQQQQRYAEEHSEEADDQDDDEDDRRDDEERCEAIRDGRADAEDEQDRESEDNDPKDVSLPSFSTSLAALENQVRTITTIATSTAGNPVRSPPFHRYNGSEKSNSPPNPGAPLDLTPRASSTPASVASVPTPPPQTAIHHPHPFGMFAGLLQAVSSSPSTSSIGSSSINSVNSMNAVTPGSGAAGPLASLTTSAVLAATSTYNPLGLAVGGPAVRGNTTCNICYKTFACNSALEIHYRSHTKERPFKCSICDRGFSTKNDGSGQQACICTSQPLPDNSSITSPDSQYRSSCASNREKPKRRRRRPEERKSRGRRGAGGGRGLTPVYPAIRLPPLMSPALGLLPSAHSLLGNMKQHMLTHKIRDMPPHLFSDAKQQQQQQQQQQQQQPQQQQQQSQEHETSRSPMCPEDSSLPPPPPPPPPPPPMPPTSMEQTISVKRSPPEGDLPAPKRPASVPSKHLCQICNKNFSSSSALQIHMRTHTGDKPFRCTVCQKAFTTKGNLKVHMGTHMWTNGASRRGRRMSLDLPPLPITPKDSEFLQRRPDLFYPYLPAPFLNGVQQKLNEISVIQSNNGLPGHSVATGKYAGLFGSVYAAGAGFPLDKQPMAPTSNGPLVDGKSSIPSGSMLFQTPSPSHSPGTPSSNGSNQNSASVPAWTGDALQHHFDREAPSRSESNSTPPSARLQPPQAARGEGLAT
- the Salm gene encoding spalt major isoform X3 — its product is MQLMRWSITRRLECRGIKQTTANAAATTAATTAVTTCRPSRLFSCPRSSGEENDFTSDGEESGGGGVGGDEAVDLTAARSHQGDEDDKDQEDALEEDEEDVVDEQDEQDDDEEGSRKQMRHRQDAENNNNFMESGGPAGLFPPAGTSHVTLEALQNTKVAVAQFAATALAGGADSEAALQDLALLQSTLYTLQHQQVFQLQLISQLQQQLSITHSQSVHQVPGEGSDGKEVSPSPIIQAKPLSSLTSPPSSRPPSHRQTSPAPMTPNLSQERPTPTNSASPLNLPLASSNATGTTATTSTSQMPLSHQMPPLCSISSSLASSIITNTDPPPLHEPNTLEMLQKRAQEVLDNASQGLLANNLADELAFRGGKGSRLSPYDSKSGSGRGEPFFKHRCRYCGKVFGSDSALQIHIRSHTGERPFKCNVCGSRFTTKGNLKVHFQRHTAKFPHVKMNPNPVPEHLDKYHPPLLQQIASGQRPMPSPPPPPPSHHPSFHPAAAHGFLPPQPPLPLSLALPGMPPLYRSPVVAHRDDQDVPENLSKPVTTAPIASPHSPAIVSNSRHSFHDNHQQQKQQQQQQQQQQQQQQQQQQQQQQQQQQQQQHLHHHQHEQRDEIKLEQRSPMQEQYQHRPISQEAAERITPKKEPEETEEPTEEESEDFEEATRRYLNSPQSSANPLSQPQIYEDCSMDSKISGRLEGDGDMEVDEEIEEQPENLSGRGAINRLPQQIVAYPGASPASSSASSGSLQTSFAGILFPGPPAHHQIPHHAVSTTVNAPTVSTGDMIDPAKDPAIYSSLLPRPGSNDNSWESLIEITKTSETSKLQQLVDNIEHKLTDPNQCVICHRVLSCKSALQMHYRTHTGERPFKCKICGRAFTTKGNLKTHMGVHRAKPPLRVLHQCPVCHKKFTNALVLQQHIRLHTGEPTELSPEQIQAGEVNEFPPGYPHHPLASFLPQGFPSIHPAGTGFPLGFPPTRQQTLERQPQENDMDAKEELQQHHLQHQLQHAHRQQPQQQQRYAEEHSEEADDQDDDEDDRRDDEERCEAIRDGRADAEDEQDRESEDNDPKDVSLPSFSTSLAALENQVRTITTIATSTAGNPVRSPPFHRYNGSEKSNSPPNPGAPLDLTPRASSTPASVASVPTPPPQTAIHHPHPFGMFAGLLQAVSSSPSTSSIGSSSINSVNSMNAVTPGSGAAGPLASLTTSAVLAATSTYNPLGLAVGGPAVRGNTTCNICYKTFACNSALEIHYRSHTKERPFKCSICDRGFSTKGNMKQHMLTHKIRDMPPHLFSDAKQQQQQQQQQQQQQPQQQQQQSQEHETSRSPMCPEDSSLPPPPPPPPPPPPMPPTSMEQTISVKRSPPEGDLPAPKRPASVPSKHLCQICNKNFSSSSALQIHMRTHTGDKPFRCTVCQKAFTTKGNLKVHMGTHMWTNGASRRGRRMSLDLPPLPITPKDSEFLQRRPDLFYPYLPAPFLNGVQQKLNEISVIQSNNGLPGHSVATGKYAGLFGSVYAAGAGFPLDKQPMAPTSNGPLVDGKSSIPSGSMLFQTPSPSHSPGTPSSNGSNQNSASVPAWTGDALQHHFDREAPSRSESNSTPPSARLQPPQAARGEGLAT
- the Salm gene encoding spalt major isoform X2; this translates as MSRRKQARPSRAHLEEDLVQGPLLINAVGTVNETREENDFTSDGEESGGGGVGGDEAVDLTAARSHQGDEDDKDQEDALEEDEEDVVDEQDEQDDDEEGSRKQMRHRQDAENNNNFMESGGPAGLFPPAGTSHVTLEALQNTKVAVAQFAATALAGGADSEAALQDLALLQSTLYTLQHQQVFQLQLISQLQQQLSITHSQSVHQVPGEGSDGKEVSPSPIIQAKPLSSLTSPPSSRPPSHRQTSPAPMTPNLSQERPTPTNSASPLNLPLASSNATGTTATTSTSQMPLSHQMPPLCSISSSLASSIITNTDPPPLHEPNTLEMLQKRAQEVLDNASQGLLANNLADELAFRGGKGSRLSPYDSKSGSGRGEPFFKHRCRYCGKVFGSDSALQIHIRSHTGERPFKCNVCGSRFTTKGNLKVHFQRHTAKFPHVKMNPNPVPEHLDKYHPPLLQQIASGQRPMPSPPPPPPSHHPSFHPAAAHGFLPPQPPLPLSLALPGMPPLYRSPVVAHRDDQDVPENLSKPVTTAPIASPHSPAIVSNSRHSFHDNHQQQKQQQQQQQQQQQQQQQQQQQQQQQQQQQQQHLHHHQHEQRDEIKLEQRSPMQEQYQHRPISQEAAERITPKKEPEETEEPTEEESEDFEEATRRYLNSPQSSANPLSQPQIYEDCSMDSKISGRLEGDGDMEVDEEIEEQPENLSGRGAINRLPQQIVAYPGASPASSSASSGSLQTSFAGILFPGPPAHHQIPHHAVSTTVNAPTVSTGDMIDPAKDPAIYSSLLPRPGSNDNSWESLIEITKTSETSKLQQLVDNIEHKLTDPNQCVICHRVLSCKSALQMHYRTHTGERPFKCKICGRAFTTKGNLKTHMGVHRAKPPLRVLHQCPVCHKKFTNALVLQQHIRLHTGEPTELSPEQIQAGEVNEFPPGYPHHPLASFLPQGFPSIHPAGTGFPLGFPPTRQQTLERQPQENDMDAKEELQQHHLQHQLQHAHRQQPQQQQRYAEEHSEEADDQDDDEDDRRDDEERCEAIRDGRADAEDEQDRESEDNDPKDVSLPSFSTSLAALENQVRTITTIATSTAGNPVRSPPFHRYNGSEKSNSPPNPGAPLDLTPRASSTPASVASVPTPPPQTAIHHPHPFGMFAGLLQAVSSSPSTSSIGSSSINSVNSMNAVTPGSGAAGPLASLTTSAVLAATSTYNPLGLAVGGPAVRGNTTCNICYKTFACNSALEIHYRSHTKERPFKCSICDRGFSTKNDGSGQQACICTSQPLPDNSSITSPDSQYRSSCASNREKPKRRRRRPEERKSRGRRGAGGGRGLTPVYPAIRLPPLMSPALGLLPSAHSLLGNMKQHMLTHKIRDMPPHLFSDAKQQQQQQQQQQQQQPQQQQQQSQEHETSRSPMCPEDSSLPPPPPPPPPPPPMPPTSMEQTISVKRSPPEGDLPAPKRPASVPSKHLCQICNKNFSSSSALQIHMRTHTGDKPFRCTVCQKAFTTKGNLKVHMGTHMWTNGASRRGRRMSLDLPPLPITPKDSEFLQRRPDLFYPYLPAPFLNGVQQKLNEISVIQSNNGLPGHSVATGKYAGLFGSVYAAGAGFPLDKQPMAPTSNGPLVDGKSSIPSGSMLFQTPSPSHSPGTPSSNGSNQNSASVPAWTGDALQHHFDREAPSRSESNSTPPSARLQPPQAARGEGLAT